The Hymenobacter sp. GOD-10R genome includes a window with the following:
- a CDS encoding xanthine dehydrogenase molybdopterin binding subunit: protein MKNIDSSNHVKGQSLYLDDIPLVAGTLFGAAFISPIAHGHIEQLHLSEAMQQPGVVRIFTHHDITGENQIGGIIPDEPLLADHEVDFCGMPIAFVVATSDHAARAAVRKIKVDITPLPVITDPRVAHAQGELIVPPRTFKLGASELAWDECEYVVEGSADSNGQEHLYIETQCAYAIPQENGELKIYSSTQSPTASQRMAARVLGVPMHQVEVDVIRLGGGFGGKEDQANAWVALCALAAHHLHKPVKYVLDRLEDMQMTGKRHPYSSDFKIGLDKDLNILAYEVDFYQNAGAAADLSPAIMERTLFHTTSTYFIPNVRATAYSCRTHLPPNTAFRGFGGPQAKFVMESAIAKVAEELGIDACVIQKKNLNKTGDEFPFGQKAVSEAHACWHKAESLYDVEKLRQEVQSFNASNTLFKKGLSFMPICFGISFTNTSMNQARALVHVYYDGSVKVSTGAVEMGQGVNTKMLQVAAQVFSINPAKVRMQTTSTNRIANTSPSAASATADLNGKAVQLACEAIVERLKRVAAEELQAPETAIELKDEQVLLHGEETALDWKKLVTAAFLKRVSLSEHAHYATPEVHFDKKTEKGHPFAYHVYGTAITVATVDCLRGTYTVDAVKVVHDFGQSMNPTIDRGQIEGGIVQGIGWMTLEELIYDQTGRLRSNTLSTYKIPDIYSVPKEIAIDALDTDKDNLAIMRSKAVGEPPFMYGIGTYFALRNAIKAFNPASPLAFDAPMTPEKVLLGLYPPAAVGATNLHEKSLSHVATS, encoded by the coding sequence ATGAAGAATATAGATTCCAGCAACCATGTCAAGGGCCAATCGCTCTACTTGGATGATATTCCGTTAGTCGCCGGAACGCTGTTTGGTGCGGCGTTCATTTCGCCCATCGCCCACGGGCACATCGAGCAGTTGCACTTAAGTGAGGCCATGCAGCAGCCAGGTGTAGTGCGCATCTTCACCCACCACGATATCACCGGCGAAAACCAGATTGGCGGCATCATTCCCGACGAGCCACTGCTAGCCGACCACGAGGTAGACTTTTGCGGAATGCCGATTGCCTTTGTGGTTGCCACGTCGGATCATGCTGCTCGGGCTGCCGTGCGCAAGATTAAAGTTGATATCACGCCGCTACCGGTCATCACCGACCCGCGGGTGGCGCACGCTCAAGGCGAGCTGATTGTGCCACCGCGCACCTTCAAGCTAGGTGCCTCCGAGCTAGCCTGGGACGAGTGCGAGTACGTGGTAGAAGGCTCGGCGGATAGCAACGGACAGGAGCACCTGTACATTGAAACCCAGTGCGCCTACGCCATTCCGCAGGAGAATGGCGAGCTAAAGATCTATTCCTCAACGCAAAGCCCCACGGCAAGCCAGCGTATGGCGGCCCGCGTACTCGGCGTGCCGATGCACCAAGTGGAAGTCGATGTGATTCGGCTAGGTGGCGGATTCGGCGGCAAAGAAGATCAGGCCAATGCGTGGGTAGCGCTGTGCGCTTTGGCTGCGCACCATTTGCACAAGCCCGTGAAGTACGTGCTCGACCGGCTCGAAGACATGCAGATGACCGGCAAGCGCCACCCCTACTCTTCCGACTTCAAAATCGGGCTCGACAAGGACCTCAACATCCTCGCCTACGAAGTAGATTTCTACCAAAACGCTGGGGCTGCGGCCGACCTTTCGCCGGCCATTATGGAGCGTACGCTGTTCCACACTACCAGCACTTACTTTATTCCAAATGTGCGCGCTACGGCTTATAGCTGCCGCACGCACTTGCCGCCTAATACGGCTTTCCGGGGCTTTGGTGGACCACAGGCCAAGTTTGTGATGGAGTCAGCCATTGCGAAAGTGGCCGAAGAGCTAGGTATTGACGCGTGCGTTATTCAGAAGAAGAATCTGAACAAGACCGGCGACGAATTTCCGTTTGGGCAGAAGGCGGTGAGCGAGGCGCACGCGTGCTGGCACAAGGCCGAAAGCTTGTATGACGTGGAGAAGCTGCGCCAAGAAGTACAAAGCTTCAATGCTAGCAACACCTTGTTCAAGAAGGGCTTGTCTTTCATGCCGATCTGCTTTGGCATATCATTCACCAACACCTCCATGAACCAAGCTAGGGCCTTGGTGCACGTCTACTACGATGGCAGCGTGAAAGTGAGCACCGGAGCCGTGGAAATGGGCCAAGGCGTGAATACCAAGATGTTGCAGGTAGCAGCGCAGGTATTTTCGATCAACCCGGCGAAGGTGCGCATGCAAACCACTAGCACCAACCGTATTGCCAACACATCCCCTTCGGCCGCCAGTGCTACCGCCGACCTCAACGGCAAAGCTGTGCAGCTGGCCTGTGAAGCGATTGTGGAGCGTCTGAAGCGCGTAGCAGCCGAGGAGTTGCAAGCACCCGAAACCGCTATTGAGCTGAAGGACGAGCAAGTGCTGCTACACGGCGAGGAAACTGCCCTTGACTGGAAGAAGCTCGTTACAGCGGCTTTCCTGAAGCGAGTAAGCCTCTCCGAGCACGCGCACTACGCTACCCCGGAGGTGCATTTCGATAAGAAAACCGAGAAAGGCCACCCCTTTGCCTACCACGTTTACGGTACCGCTATCACCGTTGCAACCGTCGACTGCTTGCGCGGCACCTACACCGTGGATGCCGTAAAAGTGGTGCACGATTTCGGCCAAAGTATGAACCCCACCATCGACCGTGGCCAGATTGAAGGCGGGATTGTGCAAGGCATTGGCTGGATGACATTGGAAGAGTTGATCTATGACCAAACGGGTCGTCTGCGCTCGAATACGTTGTCGACGTACAAAATTCCGGATATCTACTCGGTGCCGAAGGAAATAGCCATCGACGCGCTGGATACGGATAAGGACAACCTAGCTATTATGCGCTCCAAGGCTGTGGGCGAGCCGCCGTTTATGTACGGTATCGGGACGTACTTTGCCCTGCGCAACGCCATCAAAGCCTTTAATCCTGCTTCTCCCCTCGCCTTCGATGCCCCGATGACGCCTGAAAAGGTGTTACTAGGCTTGTATCCGCCCGCGGCGGTGGGCGCTACCAACTTGCATGAAAAGAGCCTTAGCCACGTGGCAACTTCTTAG
- a CDS encoding XdhC family protein, whose amino-acid sequence MKRALATWQLLSESLRRGVPAMLLYVVQSTGSSPGRQGFLMAVNAAGEMQGSIGGGIMEHKFVQLARERLAQPATQPSLHQQIHNKTAPKDQSGMICSGEQTILLYPARSIDAAAIEQISNALEHEQAGVLTLSSAGLGFSQRQDLGQSYVFTQEPEEAWLYQEKLGHKNSLHIIGGGHCALAFARLMRTLDFHIQLYEDRPELNTFLANDSAHGKTVVGSYSALASLVPEGENQYVVVMTFGYRTDDVALRALLSKNLKFLGVLGSQKKIEKMLGDYQAEGIPPEQLERLHAPVGLPIKSQTPEEIAISIAAQLIAVKNGL is encoded by the coding sequence ATGAAAAGAGCCTTAGCCACGTGGCAACTTCTTAGCGAAAGTCTGCGGCGCGGCGTACCGGCGATGTTGCTGTACGTGGTGCAAAGTACGGGCAGCAGTCCGGGCCGGCAGGGCTTCCTGATGGCGGTGAATGCGGCGGGCGAGATGCAAGGTTCCATCGGGGGCGGCATTATGGAGCACAAGTTTGTGCAGCTCGCCCGCGAGCGGCTTGCGCAACCTGCTACCCAACCTAGCTTGCACCAGCAGATTCACAACAAGACGGCTCCGAAAGACCAAAGCGGCATGATTTGCTCTGGTGAGCAAACCATTCTGCTTTACCCCGCGCGCTCGATTGATGCGGCTGCTATAGAGCAGATAAGCAACGCTTTAGAGCACGAGCAAGCGGGTGTGCTCACGTTGTCGTCGGCTGGGCTAGGTTTTAGTCAACGCCAAGACCTAGGGCAGAGCTACGTCTTTACGCAGGAGCCGGAGGAAGCTTGGCTTTACCAAGAAAAGCTAGGGCACAAAAACAGCTTGCACATTATTGGCGGCGGACACTGTGCCCTGGCTTTCGCTCGACTCATGCGTACGCTCGATTTCCATATTCAGCTTTACGAAGACCGGCCCGAGCTTAACACCTTCTTAGCCAACGACTCTGCCCACGGCAAAACCGTTGTGGGCAGCTACAGCGCCCTAGCTTCGCTGGTGCCGGAAGGCGAAAACCAGTACGTAGTCGTCATGACGTTTGGCTATCGTACGGACGATGTGGCGCTCCGGGCTTTGCTCAGCAAGAACCTGAAGTTTTTGGGCGTGCTCGGCAGTCAGAAGAAAATCGAGAAGATGCTAGGTGATTATCAGGCGGAGGGCATTCCGCCGGAGCAACTGGAGCGGCTGCATGCGCCCGTTGGTCTGCCCATCAAAAGCCAGACGCCTGAGGAAATAGCCATCAGCATCGCCGCTCAGCTTATTGCCGTGAAGAACGGCTTGTAG
- a CDS encoding serine hydrolase domain-containing protein — translation MIRKSFLLFLFPVLAACTRPATSLNDSTASAKSYYPGSDASWKHQSPSVEGFDPARLAEAVAFAKTQETTQMTPNFSTQEEIFGKLLGPMPASHAATNGLILRHGYIVAEWGETQQADPTYSAAKSFLSTILGMTIDRGMIKDIHEPVANYIHDGGYDSEQNRKVTWEYHARQTSEWEGELWGKNADFIGHEAFGKGERKPRALQAPGTYYEYNDVRINRLALSLLRIWQRPLPDVLKTEIMDPIGASNSWRWVPYPNAVATVNGKQMPSVSGGTRWGGGLWINARDEARFGYLMLRQGRWDKKQIVSADWIKQATTPGTVGPDYGYLWWLNTTLKPWPDAPANSFAALGAGSNTIWVDPTHDIVIVWRWHNGSPNDLIKRVLAALKS, via the coding sequence ATGATTCGCAAATCTTTCCTGCTGTTCCTGTTTCCGGTGCTGGCGGCCTGCACCCGTCCAGCTACTTCACTCAACGATAGCACGGCCAGCGCCAAGTCTTACTACCCTGGGTCAGATGCTAGCTGGAAACACCAGTCGCCGAGCGTTGAAGGCTTCGACCCTGCCCGCTTAGCCGAAGCCGTGGCTTTCGCCAAAACGCAGGAGACCACCCAAATGACGCCCAACTTCTCTACCCAAGAGGAGATTTTCGGCAAGCTGCTCGGACCCATGCCTGCCAGCCACGCCGCTACAAACGGCTTGATTCTACGGCACGGTTACATTGTGGCAGAGTGGGGCGAAACCCAGCAGGCTGACCCGACCTACAGCGCAGCGAAGAGCTTTCTATCGACCATCCTAGGTATGACGATTGACCGTGGGATGATCAAGGACATTCACGAGCCGGTGGCCAACTACATCCACGACGGCGGCTACGACTCAGAGCAAAACCGCAAGGTCACGTGGGAATACCACGCTCGCCAAACCAGCGAATGGGAAGGCGAGTTGTGGGGCAAGAACGCCGACTTCATTGGTCACGAGGCCTTTGGCAAAGGCGAGCGGAAGCCCCGCGCCCTGCAAGCGCCCGGCACCTACTACGAGTACAACGACGTGCGTATCAACCGCCTAGCCTTGTCGCTGCTCCGGATCTGGCAACGCCCGTTACCCGACGTATTGAAAACCGAAATCATGGACCCGATTGGCGCATCCAACTCGTGGCGCTGGGTGCCTTACCCGAATGCCGTGGCGACTGTGAATGGCAAGCAAATGCCATCGGTGAGCGGCGGTACGCGTTGGGGCGGCGGCTTGTGGATCAACGCCCGCGACGAGGCTAGGTTTGGCTACTTGATGCTGCGACAAGGCCGCTGGGACAAGAAGCAAATTGTGTCCGCCGACTGGATTAAGCAAGCCACCACCCCTGGCACCGTCGGCCCCGACTATGGCTACTTGTGGTGGCTTAATACGACGCTAAAGCCCTGGCCCGATGCGCCGGCCAATAGCTTTGCCGCCCTAGGTGCCGGCTCAAACACTATTTGGGTTGACCCTACGCACGACATTGTTATCGTGTGGCGCTGGCACAACGGCAGCCCGAACGACTTGATTAAACGTGTCCTAGCAGCGCTAAAGTCCTAA